The genomic interval GCTTTCTGGATTTAGACTTTTTGATAGACAATCGCCCTTTTGATGGAGTACCCTTTTCAGTTTGTGTAGCATTCGAAGCTTCAACACTTCCTTTGACAAAAACAGTTTGTTTTCCCTTAGTGTTTGAAGATTCTCCAATTTCAAACAGACTATTCGGATAACCAAGTCCAGCTTTGTCATTCTGTCCAGTCATCAAAAGTGAATCAAGTTTGGATGAGCTTGAGTTCATCTTGGCAAGAATCTGAGTTGCTTCTCCAAGTTCCTCTTTGATTTTGCATAATTCCAAATCTTTCTTGCTTAAGATTACTTCAAGTCGTGAAATTTGTGACTTTAGCTCAACATTTTCTTTGGAGAGACTTGCATTTACTTTGGTTCTTTTGATCCAGTCTTCATATAACTCTTCGTACATCGTCTGCACACTTTCTAGAGTGACTTCATCATCATTTATCTCTTGGATTTCAGACTCACTTGCCTCCGCAAGGGTTGTAGATGTAAGACATACTGACTTCGAAGAGGTGTTGCGGCCAGGTATTGCAACACCTATGGCAACACCCAAAGGATTGACTTGCATTGAGCGTTTTTCCTTGATCACAGAAGATAACGATGTGTGATTTTCAGATTCACTCGATCCTTGATCATCATCAGACTCTTCATCACTCAGGGTGACAGTCATGCCTTTGTTTTTCCTAAGTCGATTGGCACACTCATTGGCATAGTGTCCATATCCCGAACACTCTCTACATTGCACCGAGTCCAGGTTTCTGACATTAGATTGGATTTGCACTTCGGTCTTTGGTCGAAACTATCCTTTCATAGGAGTAAACCTTTGAGGTTTTGCAAATGTGGAGTTATTGGGCAGCTCAGACTTTTGTCCAACTTTCTTCTTTTCTCTCATAGTCTTCAAATAATCACCAAATTTCTTAGTAAAAAGAGAGATCGATTCTTCACCTAAATCAGACTTATCCACCTCTTTAGATATTTGAAGGATTTCATCATAAGATTCAGTTGAGGCTTCAAAGGCTATTGTCTTCCCTTTATCCTTCCTTTGAAGATCAAGATTCATCTCAAAGGTTCTGAGAGAACTCATTAGTTCATCTAAGTTGATTGTTGACGTGTCTTTAGATTCTTCAATAGCACAGACTTTGACATTGAATCTTTCAGGAAGAGATCTTAGGACCTTGTTCACCAATCTTTCATTTGGTATGGGATCTCCTAGGCCATGTGATTCATTTGAGAGTTGTCTCAGCCGGCAGTCATACTCAAGGATAGACTCCTTGTCCTCCATTCTCAAACTTTCGAACTTTGATGTCACCATCCTTAGCCTAGTTTTACGCACACTTGCGGATCCTTCACAGTGCTTCTGGAGTATCTCCCAAGCATCTTTGGCGCATACACAAGTGGTGATTAAATTAAACATCCTTGTGTCAACGGATGAAAATATAGCATTAAGAGCCTTGGAATTATAGTTTGATGATTGCACTTCATCGACAGTCCATGTACTTTCAGGTTTGAGTCGTGTGTCTCCATCAGCATCCTCGAGTTTTGGTGGACTCTAACCATCAAGTACACGTTGCCAAGCTCTTTCATCAATGGATTTAATAAAAACCCTCATCTTTACTTTTCACAATGCATAGTTTGATCCATCCAACACGGGAGGCATAAAAACGGTATTTGTTGATCCTTCCATAATTCCTTTTCActctgaaaacaaaacaaaacaggatCTCACTTAGTAGCGTCAAGtggaggctctgataccaattgaaagttcTGTTTCCACAGTGTATGTGTGAGTTGAGAGTTGTGTGTTTCAGAATATAGGTGTTGTgcgtaggtgttgtaacactcacgacaacatgcagcggaagttaTAAGTTTAACACACCTAAACGTAGTTGGAATAACGATAATAATAAGAGAGAcgagatataaattatgcacaagtataaaatacttgtgcgatgcctcagggcaaaataattcactagaaaaacttgtaagtttacaaaaatcaTTACTAGTGAAAGAAGTAAACAACTCCCTTGTAAAGGtgagtaacaaattgcatccaAAACTTCTGACAAAGCATAACCGGTATACAATGGATGCATTAACCGAGAAAGAAAAGGTCTTCAAAAGAACAACACACTAATCAACATAATGATTAGGTGTTGGCGTCATAGGATGCAAGCACTTCTCGGCAACAACAGTACGAGCTAGCTTTGATCTCCGAACTCTTCTCGAACACCTTTGGCTCTCTAATAATCCTCTCTCTCACGCCGCCCACGTTTAGTTGCTTGGAGTCATGTTTAACCTAGACAAAAGAGCAATTTCATTAGGAAACAAACTCTTTAAAAATAAGGAtaatatcttaaagatattgTGAGATCATATcattataatatcatatcaaaaactagaaaggcaaaatatcAACAATAATCATGGAAAGTATTTCAAGGAATAAAAATTCCTTTCAGATATCACGgtgcgatttttttaaaaaaattcaaaccgaaTTGCCATATGCGATCGGTTATTATATTAGAAAATTAATCGCGGTTTTTTATGTAGAATTAGTCTTACAGTTTCAAGCTGTTTCAGGCGATTGTGGCCGGTttacgttttttttttaaaatgaaataccttagaacatatattctaatttatttgaTAACAATAACAATATAGTGTACTTAAATGTAAAATATAGTTCAAATCGTATAAAGATAAAAGTTTTaatcaagattcaaaattaaattaataatttaacaacactcagaacaaaaatgacatttacgatattttatcttttttttttactatcaAACTTCCAACAAAATATTGTagtaaaagaaataaataatctAATATAAGTAATAATTAAGAAGATCataagttttctttgtaggagtaataattttgaaaaaagttGAGATATAATGAATAACGACTTCTTTAATTGAACATATCGTTTACAGATTAATCATAGGCCCCTTACATAAAATGTTTGGGAGACAGTAATTGTTTCTGCTAAGAGAGTGATCGAAACTTCACTGACATTAAAATTAAGAGCCAGATTACTACATCCAAATGCAGAGGATATTAACTTTATAATtcagtttttttattttttggcaGATTAAATCCGGCAACTACGACTTGTAAAGTATATGCACACCTTAAACTTTATTGACCTAGTTCAATTGCTCTGTATATCTCAAATTCATTACTAGTTCAGGTTTAATGATATATAAATCAAGAATGTATAAATCAAGAATTTACACAAGGTCTATACTCTCTATTATAAAATACAAAAATCtttcacaataaataaataaatatttaagagTGCGTGATTAGATTCCATTTTATGGGGATAAGGTAAATGGATTTAATTTGTCCGTCCCCGATTAAATGTGTGATGCATGCTAGACTTGAGGATAAGCCTCTTCTCTGGATTCTGCGGCCGTTCTATTTTCAAAgtaagtttaaaatatttgtagcTGATTGCTGCTGCTCACATAATATACCAACAAACCCGCCTACCAGTTCTAAGATACTTGgctaatccaaaaaaaaaaaaaaagaggtaaCGACTTCCTATATTTTTGAAGATGTTAAGAAACAGCCATATAACATGCTCTCAATCTTATGAAAAAAATTTACAACAAAAATTTCATGTTCTCGATCTCAAATCAAAAGTAAAAACAACGTTTGTAGTAATATCAGAGAAAAGAAAAGGCCAACGTTTGTGTAGTAAATCACACCTGACTTTGCAATACACAATCACACGATATGCTCGGTCTCTCAAAAGAACGGGGATTTCAACTTTCGGGAATCTCAGATTTAGTAGCTGAGGCAGTAACAGCATTGGCAGCAGCCACACCGCTAGTGCTCGATGAAATTGTATCAGGATTCAAGTCATCTGCACCTAGAGTGACTTCTGCATCATGGACAGGAGCCAAGGCTGTGATAGCAGGGGAACTCGAGCCTGATATATGTTCAGAAGGTTGTTTCGGCCCATTTAAAGCATGGCAATGAGGACAGTAGTAAGTTATGTATGGAAAATCTTCCTTCCTTGCAAGCCCTGCAaatattgataaaataatatgaATCCTTGCAACCACATGAGCATGATTTAGCCGATACTTGGTCTGGAGAAATCTTTTTACCATTGTGCATACGACAGTTTCCACAAATCAGTGCGTAAGATTGTGTTGGATCCTCCCCCACAAGCAATGCAGCTAATCGAGCAATCCAGCCTCCCTCATTTGCATTCAaacctgtttgaggatgatgctCCACAACTAACGGGCGTTGCTCAGAAATGTCGGCACCCTCAATTTCTGCAATCATGGTCATTTGCTCTTCAGGATGGTTGGTGGATGCGCTTCCCATACTACTGCTTTTCAAGTGGGACGCCTTCCTATTTCGCAGTCCAGTAGTCCTTGCAACTTCCACATCATTGCTTTTTCCAGTAGGAACAGCATTGTGCTTAGCCTCTTCTTCCAAATGTACTTT from Primulina eburnea isolate SZY01 chromosome 17, ASM2296580v1, whole genome shotgun sequence carries:
- the LOC140817698 gene encoding uncharacterized protein At2g24330-like isoform X5, which codes for MAEESKKEVGEAVTSKDTEIKPKKEKKGVLSRLWGALFRAHGDDFEKRLQHISKEEAAVLGRITRRSQSWRRMTRQLIAFSVLFEVVAVVYAIMTTRSLDLNWKLRALRVLPMFLLPALSSLTYSAIRSFTRMRDRKDKMTLEKLRAERQAKIDELKEKTNYYITQQLIQRYDPDPAAKAAAATILASKLGLDSGLKVHLEEEAKHNAVPTGKSNDVEVARTTGLRNRKASHLKSSSMGSASTNHPEEQMTMIAEIEGADISEQRPLVVEHHPQTGLNANEGGWIARLAALLVGEDPTQSYALICGNCRMHNGLARKEDFPYITYYCPHCHALNGPKQPSEHISGSSSPAITALAPVHDAEVTLGADDLNPDTISSSTSGVAAANAVTASATKSEIPES
- the LOC140817698 gene encoding uncharacterized protein At2g24330-like isoform X4; the encoded protein is MGSYSEMAEESKKEVGEAVTSKDTEIKPKKEKKGVLSRLWGALFRAHGDDFEKRLQHISKEEAAVLGRITRRSQSWRRMTRQLIAFSVLFEVVAVVYAIMTTRSLDLNWKLRALRVLPMFLLPALSSLTYSAIRSFTRMRDRKDKMTLEKLRAERQAKIDELKEKTNYYITQQLIQRYDPDPAAKAAAATILASKLGLDSGLKVHLEEEAKHNAVPTGKSNDVEVARTTGLRNRKASHLKSSSMGSASTNHPEEQMTMIAEIEGADISEQRPLVVEHHPQTGLNANEGGWIARLAALLVGEDPTQSYALICGNCRMHNGLARKEDFPYITYYCPHCHALNGPKQPSEHISGSSSPAITALAPVHDAEVTLGADDLNPDTISSSTSGVAAANAVTASATKSEIPES